One Sebastes umbrosus isolate fSebUmb1 chromosome 6, fSebUmb1.pri, whole genome shotgun sequence DNA window includes the following coding sequences:
- the LOC119489482 gene encoding carbohydrate sulfotransferase 11-like isoform X2, which yields MKMPRGGRLFLATCLGSLFVIVLYYQSITKPEPGVKTDSRPGKSRRSPLQTLYNGDQLELLAAQRSLQGRRELLEQACLSHTRKRQVLSSEDLKHLIVDDKHSLIYCYVPKVACTNWKRVLMVLTSDGRYTDPLAIPANEAHVAGNLRTLSEFSVPEINQRLRSYLKFIFVREPFERLVSAYRNKFTRSYNTAFHKRYGTKIIRRHRPDPEHEALEKGNDVSFPEFVQYLVDPRTQREEPFNEHWERVHSLCHPCLIHYDVVGKYETLEPDAQAVLRLAGVEAMLQFPTSGKSTRTDGNMAARFFKHISPFYQKKLFNLYRMDFLLFNYSTPEYLRTR from the exons ATGAAGATGCCCAGAGGAGGACGCCTGTTCCTGGCGACGTGCCTCGGCTCGCTCTTCGTTATCGTGCTTTACTACCAGAGCATCACCAAGCCAG AACCTGGTGTGAAGACGGACAGCAGACCAGGAAAAAGCAGGAGAAGTCCACTGCAGACCCTCTACAATGGAGACCAg CTGGAGCTGTTGGCAGCTCAGAGGTCCCTCCAAGGTCGCAGGGAGCTGTTGGAGCAGGCTTGTCTGAGCCACACAAGGAAGCGCCAAGTGCTTTCGTCTGAGGATCTCAAACACCTCATTGTGGATGACAAACACAGCCTTATTTACTGCTACGTACCCAAG GTAGCCTGCACCAATTGGAAGCGTGTCCTTATGGTCCTCACCAGCGACGGCCGCTACACCGACCCCCTTGCCATCCCTGCAAATGAGGCCCATGTGGCGGGTAACCTCCGCACGCTCTCTGAGTTCTCGGTACCTGAGATCAACCAACGCCTTCGCAGCTACCTCAAGTTCATCTTCGTGCGGGAGCCCTTTGAGCGCCTTGTGTCCGCTTACCGTAACAAGTTCACCCGTAGCTACAACACCGCTTTCCACAAGCGCTACGGAACCAAGATCATCCGCCGGCACCGGCCCGACCCGGAGCACGAAGCTCTGGAGAAAGGGAATGACGTATCTTTCCCTGAGTTTGTCCAGTACCTCGTGGACCCTCGGACCCAACGGGAGGAACCTTTTAACGAGCACTGGGAGCGGGTACACTCCCTCTGCCACCCCTGCCTGATCCACTATGACGTAGTGGGGAAGTACGAGACTCTGGAACCCGATGCTCAGGCTGTGCTCAGGTTGGCTGGAGTGGAGGCGATGCTTCAATTTCCAACGTCTGGTAAAAGCACAAGGACCGACGGCAACATGGCCGCACGCTTCTTTAAGCATATCAGTCCTTTCTACCAGAAGAAACTGTTCAACCTGTATCGAATGGACTTCCTGCTTTTCAACTACTCCACACCAGAGTACCTCAGGACTCGATGA
- the LOC119489482 gene encoding carbohydrate sulfotransferase 11-like isoform X1 produces MKMPRGGRLFLATCLGSLFVIVLYYQSITKPEPGVKTDSRPGKSRRSPLQTLYNGDQQLELLAAQRSLQGRRELLEQACLSHTRKRQVLSSEDLKHLIVDDKHSLIYCYVPKVACTNWKRVLMVLTSDGRYTDPLAIPANEAHVAGNLRTLSEFSVPEINQRLRSYLKFIFVREPFERLVSAYRNKFTRSYNTAFHKRYGTKIIRRHRPDPEHEALEKGNDVSFPEFVQYLVDPRTQREEPFNEHWERVHSLCHPCLIHYDVVGKYETLEPDAQAVLRLAGVEAMLQFPTSGKSTRTDGNMAARFFKHISPFYQKKLFNLYRMDFLLFNYSTPEYLRTR; encoded by the exons ATGAAGATGCCCAGAGGAGGACGCCTGTTCCTGGCGACGTGCCTCGGCTCGCTCTTCGTTATCGTGCTTTACTACCAGAGCATCACCAAGCCAG AACCTGGTGTGAAGACGGACAGCAGACCAGGAAAAAGCAGGAGAAGTCCACTGCAGACCCTCTACAATGGAGACCAg CAGCTGGAGCTGTTGGCAGCTCAGAGGTCCCTCCAAGGTCGCAGGGAGCTGTTGGAGCAGGCTTGTCTGAGCCACACAAGGAAGCGCCAAGTGCTTTCGTCTGAGGATCTCAAACACCTCATTGTGGATGACAAACACAGCCTTATTTACTGCTACGTACCCAAG GTAGCCTGCACCAATTGGAAGCGTGTCCTTATGGTCCTCACCAGCGACGGCCGCTACACCGACCCCCTTGCCATCCCTGCAAATGAGGCCCATGTGGCGGGTAACCTCCGCACGCTCTCTGAGTTCTCGGTACCTGAGATCAACCAACGCCTTCGCAGCTACCTCAAGTTCATCTTCGTGCGGGAGCCCTTTGAGCGCCTTGTGTCCGCTTACCGTAACAAGTTCACCCGTAGCTACAACACCGCTTTCCACAAGCGCTACGGAACCAAGATCATCCGCCGGCACCGGCCCGACCCGGAGCACGAAGCTCTGGAGAAAGGGAATGACGTATCTTTCCCTGAGTTTGTCCAGTACCTCGTGGACCCTCGGACCCAACGGGAGGAACCTTTTAACGAGCACTGGGAGCGGGTACACTCCCTCTGCCACCCCTGCCTGATCCACTATGACGTAGTGGGGAAGTACGAGACTCTGGAACCCGATGCTCAGGCTGTGCTCAGGTTGGCTGGAGTGGAGGCGATGCTTCAATTTCCAACGTCTGGTAAAAGCACAAGGACCGACGGCAACATGGCCGCACGCTTCTTTAAGCATATCAGTCCTTTCTACCAGAAGAAACTGTTCAACCTGTATCGAATGGACTTCCTGCTTTTCAACTACTCCACACCAGAGTACCTCAGGACTCGATGA